In the Oscarella lobularis chromosome 14, ooOscLobu1.1, whole genome shotgun sequence genome, one interval contains:
- the LOC136195740 gene encoding protein starmaker-like isoform X2: protein MSSRSGRKVTLSEGGRSRRPSGSVFERLGSHSSKDREKASGKKVCRHWASRGECPYDDCKFSHENAARGPSPEPRSATTRKRPLDDSGSSASPAKKIPSSSHKKERPVEEPPPPPHKDKDKEVPLSVDVSLASSSLHDLSDISDDDDSREKRKRERSSMSSSVALKSHVTAVGGPLPSVIMKSEGEHRGKEAISPTGVGEISEPSKKTKVVKIVRGTGQKEERRGAGSGKSSATHRDDYKRDEKKESVKVEKEKDSGKRDGKGKRDVKERRERHDKHGRTTSRDEKEKPKEKTKEKVRGGKEREKDKGKERGKERERKSGDSKRDRTKSGGGGGASRDKDKAIATETAKGKKESHRGRERRRTEGAEEPLQKDAARGKETHDKTTSSRKRKREKSTSPSYQRSKEKRLKESEESTILAPVPATELHIVDEVEDVDAVAAAATDSKAETKQSVSESARGSVETRERERKDSAESKSKEKTPLPPAAKEKSRDVKREKSKGRSDRSSAKSDRREPTTKETKKKDDDAVGGGGGGSRGSHHDSRARDASYRRGKRSSDRSGGGSERSSYRHHRDRSKERGRRERSRAVRDSETEHESRKRDDSKTTAVSEQDLLKELQLETLSDAADSDGLDDNRGKMLEMMVGRDVGISVDWEGLLREDATARRDETESLLRRWTPAAILSRVGVSDRLAGAELMSRVTKDCPVLGETTLGASAAALAAKRADEGILFSNIGSCRRALTARQDLNIRAKLRAKSDRMLLPSVQPPVTDKEIYSMAVGLYSEKADSESNTGNKIRLVESNIGSVLVHV, encoded by the exons G ACCTTTAGACGACTCAGGCAGCTCGGCATCACCGGCGAAAAAGATTCCATCTTCATCTCATAAGAAAGAGAGACCAGTAGAAGagccacctcctcctcctcataAGGACAAGGACAAAGAGGTCCCACTTTCCGTTGACGTGAGCTTGGCATCTTCATCGCTCCACGATCTCTCGGATatatccgacgacgacgattcgcgagagaaacgaaagagggAACGAAGTTCGATGTCGAGTAGCGTTGCATTGAAGAGTCACGTGACGGCCGTCGGCGGGCCTCTTCCGAGTGTGATTATGAAAAGCGAGGGGGAGCACAGAGGAAAAGAGGCGATTAGTCCGACTGGGGTGGGAGAAATATCGGAGCCTTCAAAAAAGACTAAAGTTGTGAAGATCGTTCGGGGGACTGGCCAGAAAGAGGAGAGGCGAGGCGCTGGCAGTGGAAAATCTTCGGCGACGCATCGCGACGACTATAAGAGGgacgaaaagaaggagagcGTGAAagtcgagaaggagaaggattCTGGAAAGAGAGATGGGAAAGGGAAAAGAGACGTaaaagagagacgagaaAGGCACGATAAGCACGGCAGGACtacgtcgcgcgacgagaaggaaaagccgaaagagaagacgaaggagaaagTGCGTGGAGGAAAGGAGCGCGAGAAGGACAAGGGAAAAGAACGCGgtaaggaaagagaaagaaagagcgGCGACAGCAAGCGCGATAGAAcgaagagcggcggcggcggcggcgcaagCAGGGACAAGGATAAGGCTATTGCTACCGAAACggcaaaagggaaaaagGAGAGTCATAGGGGACGAGAGAGGCGGAGAACTGAAGGAGCCGAAGAACCGTTGCAGAAGGATGCTGCGAGAGGTAAAGAGACGCACGATaagacgacttcgtcgcgtAAAcgtaagagagaaaagtcgacgtcgccgtcataTCAAAGAAGTaaagagaaacgactgaaGGAGTCGGAGGAATCTACGATATTAGCGCCCGTCCCGGCAACGGAGCTTCATATTGTCGACGAAGTGGAAGATGTTGACGCCGTCGCAGCCGCGGCGACAGACTCCAAAGCAGAAACGAAGCAGAGTGTAAGCGAATCGGCGCGCGGTTCCGTAGAGACCagggaaagggaaagaaagGATTCGGCCGAATCCAAgtcaaaggaaaagacgccGCTAccgccggcggcgaaggAGAAATCCCGCGACGtcaagagagagaagagcaaAGGGAGAAGCGATCGCAGTAGCGCAAAGTCGGATCGACGCGAACCGACGaccaaagaaacgaagaaaaaggacgatGACGCCgtcggaggaggaggaggaggcagTCGCGGAAGTCACCACGACTCGCGCGCTCGCGACGCGTCCTACCGTCGCGGCAAACGGTCGAGTGAtcgcagcggcggcggcagcgaacGCAGCTCCTATCGTCATCACAGGGACCGATCGAAAGAGCGCGGACGTCGAGAGAGATCGAGAGCAGTACGCGATTCAGAGACCGAGCACGAGAGCCGAAAAAGGGACGACTCAAAGACGACGGCCGTCTCTGAGCAGGATTTGCTCAAGGAGTTGCAACTGGAGACGCTGTCCGATGCGGCGGACAGCGACGGTCTGGACGACAACCGCGGTAAGATGCTGGAGATGATGGTCGGTCGAGACGTGGGGATATCCGTCGATTGGGAGGGTTTGCTTCGCGAggacgcgacggcgcgtcgaGACGAGACCGAGTCGCTGCTGCGACGGTGGACGCCGGCCGCTATTCTGTCGCGCGTCGGCGTTTCGGATCGATTGGCCGGCGCCGAGTTGATGAGTCGAGTGACGAAGGATTGTCCCGTTTTgggcgagacgacgttgggagcgagcgccgccgccttggCGGCGAAGAGAGCCGATGAAGGAATCCTCTTTTCGAATATCGGATCGTGCCGACGAGCGCTGACAGCTCGTCAAGACTTGAACATTCGAGCGAAACTCAGGGCCAAGTCAGATAGG ATGCTCCTTCCCTCTGTGCAACCACCTGTGACTGATAAGGAAATCTACTCAATGGCTGTTGGCCTTTATTCAGAAAAGGCCGATTCGGAATCGAATACTGGAAATAAGATCAGACTCGTCGAGTCGAACATTGGAAGTGTTTTAGTGCATGTGTAG